ATTTCCGGATCGGGGGGTAACAGGTCATGACTGGCGCATTGAACAATATCCGCGTTCTCGACCTCTCCCGCGTTCTGGCCGGGCCGGTTTGCACGCAAATTTTGGGCGACCTTGGGGCCGACGTCATCAAGATTGAACGCCCCGGTGAGGGCGATGACACCCGCAAATGGGGCCCACCCTACCTGCAGGATGAAAACGGCGCACCAACCAGCGAGAGCGCCTATTACCTGTCCGCCAACCGCAACAAACGATCCCTCGCCGTCGATATCACAACAACGGAAGGGCAAGAGATTATTCACGCCCTGCTCGAAAAATCCGATGTAATGATCGAAAATTTCAAAGTCGGCGGGCTGGATAAATACGGGCTGGGTTGGGCCGATATTCAAAAACGCCACCCCCACATCATCTGCGCATCCATCACCGGCTTTGGCCACACCGGCCCGTTGGCCAGCGAACCGGGCTATGACCTGATGGTCCAGGCCATGGGCGGCATGATGTCCATTACCGGCGAACCCGGCGGACAACCGATGAAAATCGGCGTCGCGCTCAGCGATGTGATGACCGGGTTATACGCCACCATCGGTATTCTGGCCGCGCTGAACGCGCGCAAGGACACGGGCAAGGGCCAGCATGTCGATGTCGCCCTGCTGGATTGCACGTTGGCGGGCCTGACCAATCTGGCCCAGTATTACCTAACCTCCGGCACCGTCGCCAAACGCCAGGGCAATGCCCACGCCACCATCGTCCCGTATCAGGCCTTTGAAGCATCCGATGGATGGATGGTGATTGCCGTTGGCAACGATACACAATTCAAACGGTTCGCCACCGCGATCGGCCACGCCGAATGGGCGGAGGATGACCGCTTCGCCCGCAATCAATCGCGCGTGAAAAACCGCGACATTCTGGTGCCCATGATCGAAACCGCCATGAAAACGCGCACCGTGGATTCATGGGTATCGTTGTGCCGCGAGATCGACGTGCCCGCCGGCCCGGTCAACAAGATGGATCAGGTGTTCGCCATGGCGCAGGTTGATGCCCGGGGCATGAACATTGAAATGAAACACCCGTTGTCGCCCACACCCATTCATCTGGTGGGCAGCCCGCTGAAACTGTCCGACACATCCGTCGATTACCGTTTGCCGCCACCGATTTGCGGGGAACATACACGGGACATCCTGCACGGTGTTTTGCAGATGGATGAGGCGGACATCCAAACCCTGATCACGCGTAACATTGTGGACCAGCACTGACATGAAACACTGCACCGGCATACAGGCTTTAACCGACGCGGATATTGATGCCATTTTATCCCGCGCCCAAACCTATGCCGACCAAATCAATGCGGGCCAGCCGATCACCACCACCCTGAACGGGCGGATCGTGATGAACTTGTTTTTTGAAAATTCCACCCGCACACGCACATCGTTTGAAACGGCCGCGCTGCGTCTTGGGGCCAATGTCATCAACTGGGACGTTGAATCCAGCTCGGTGAAAAAGAACGAAAGCTTTTCCGACACCATTCAAACGCTGGCCGAATATGATCCGGATGCCATCATCATCCGTCATTCCGACTATGGTGCGCCGGATTATGTGGCCTCCATGGTCAAATGCCCGGTGATCAATGCCGGGGATTCATGGCGCGAACACCCGACGCAGGCCCTGCTCGACGCGCTCACCATCCGTCAGGCCAAGGGCCGGATCGAAGGATTGACCATCGCCATTTGCGGCGACATTGCCCACAGCCGCGTGGCCGCATCCAACATGGCCCTGCTGACCCGGTTGGGTGCGACGGTGCGCGTCATTGCGCCCGACTTCCTGATGCCGGAAAAACCGCTGGCCGCCGGCATTGAAAAATTCACCTCCATGGAATCCGGATTGCCCGGTTGCGACATCGTCATGATGTTGCGCAATCAAAAGGAACGCATGGACCCGTCTCGCATGCCATCCGATATCGCCTTCTTCAACCAATACGGCCTGACCGCCGAACGTCTGGATCTGGCCAAGCCGGATGCATGCGTCATGCACCCCGGCCCGATGAACCGGGGCGTGGAAATTGCCGATGAAGTCGCCGATGATCCGACACGATCCCTGATTTTAAAACAGGTGCGCAACGGCGTTCCCGTTCGCATGGCTGTCCTTGACCTTTTGATCAACCGCTAACGAAACGACGTACCATAAATGACCAGCGTTCTTCTCTTCTCCGTTTTTGGCTATCTGCTTGGCGCGATCCCGTTCGGGTTGGTGCTGGCGCGTCTGGGCGGGTATGGCGATATTCGCAAAATCGGGTCTGGCAATATTGGCGCCACCAATGTTCTGCGCACCGGGAACAAACCGCTGGCATTGCTGACCTTGATTTTGGATGGGGGCAAGGGCGCGCTGGCCGTTGCAATCGCCAACCATTTTGGATCATTCGACGCCGCCATGGCCGCCGGGTTGTTCAGCATTCTGGGCCATTGCTTCCCTGTCTGGTTGAAATTCAAGGGCGGCAAGGGCGTGGCGACCACGCTGGGCATGGTTCTGGCGCTGGCCCCGTTGACGGGTCTGGCCGCCTGTGCCACATGGCTGGTTGTTGCGTTTATCTCCCGCATCTCGTCCCTGTCGGCGCTGATTGCCATGGTCTCGATGCCGATTTCGGCTTTCCTGGTCTATCACGACGCCAAACTGGCCGCCGTTTGCGCGGGCGTCGCCGCCTTTGTCTGGATCCGCCACAAGGCCAACATCCAGCGTATCCTGAAAGGTGAAGAACCGAAAATCGGGAAAAAGAAAAAGGACGCTTAAGGGCGCGGCGTTGGTGCGGGCGCAAGCGGAACCGCGCGCGGTTTTTGCAAGGACGGGTCCGCGGCAACCATCTCCCGCCACACGGCGCGCAGGGCCTTCATCCGATCATCACGCACCGGATGGGTGCCGAATAATTTTTCAAGCGCCGTGAACATTGACGGCTGCGGCGCATCTTCTTCATAAATGCCACCAGGCCCCGTATCATCCAAGCGGTCAATCAGTGACGCCGCCGCATTAAAATCCCGCGTCAGGCGCAGGGCGTTTTCATCAGCGCGATATTCCTGTTCCCGGACGATTTTTGCGGCCAGCGCTTTCTGTGCCATATGATGGGCGTAGAAAAACCCAGACCATGTCGCACCATAAAACGCCGCCACCACCGACCCGCCCGTCGCAATCACAGCCGTTACCATCGCCACACCCGCAACACCGGTCAGGAACAGTGACCCCTGAACAGCGGCCCGCATTGGTATTTGCGTACTTAAATCCGCGGCGCGCATATGCGCCATTTCATGCGCCAGAACAAATTCGCGTTCCGCGCAAGGCATGCGTTTAAAACGCGAAGACACGTAGATGGCGGTGCCGGTTGTCGCCGCCACATCCCCGATCATGTCCAGCCCGTAAAAATCCCAATCACCAATCAAACGCACAGCAGGCGGAGCCAGACCAACACGTTTGGCCAACACGGCCGCCCTATCCTGGATCGCCGGGATCGTGGGCGCGTCGGCATAGGCCCGGTCAAAATCGTGATCGCGCCCGATCTGCACGGCGCGGAAAAACGCGGCGCCATAGGTTGCGCCCGCCAAGGCCAAACCCGCCAGCGGCCCAAACCCGAACATCGTCGATGCCGCCATGGCCAACCCGGCCGGCACACCAAACTGGGCCAGAATCATCCCGGCCCCGCGCACCAGACGGGTGCGGATGGTGGGCAGGCGCAATATTGGCATTTGGGGCTTTTCGGGCATGGAGATCGGTTTACATATACTTGGAACTTTTGTCAAAAACTGTGCATATCCCCCACACCCTCTGGTTTAGATGGGATTTCACACCCAACGGGTGATACATACTTTTGTATGGCTCGCATACATGAACATGCCGCAACGTCGCATTTTGATGACGATATGATCCGCGACTGGCTCCGGCTGGCGCGCACCCCGCATGTTGGGCCGATCACGTTTTACCGCCTTCTGCAAAAATTCGGCACCGCCCGCGCCGCACTGGATGCCCTGCCCGATCTGGCCCAGACCAGCGGCAAGCACAAGAAAATTACACCCGCACCGCTGGCCGATATCGATCACGAGTTAAACGCCCTGCGCAAAATCGGCGGCCAAATCCTGTGCGCCGATGATGTGCGCTACCCCGCCCCCTTGCGCGCGGTTGAGGATGCCCCGCCAATCATCACCGTGCTGGGCAATATCGAACTTTTGAAACGCCGTTGCGTTGGCATTGTCGGCGCGCGGAACGCGTCGATGAACGGGCGGAATTTTGCACGCAAGCTGGCCGCCGATTTATCGGCGACGGGCATCGGCGTTGTATCCGGCCTGGCCCGCGGCATCGACACCGCCGCACACGAGGGGTCACTCTCCGGCGGCACCATTGCCGTGGTCGCGGGCGGCATTGATATTGTCTATCCGCCGGAAAATCAGAAGCTGTACGATTCCATTCGCGCCGAAGGATTGATCGTGGCGGAAAGCCCCCTGGCGCAGGAACCCTTTGCCCAAAGCTTCCCCCGCCGCAACCGCGTGATTTCAGGATTGTCGCAAGGCGTTGTCGTTGTCGAAGCCTCCTTGCGTTCCGGCTCGTTGATCACCGCACGCGTGGCCGCCGAACAGGGGCGCGATGTGTTTGCCGTACCCGGCCACCCCATGGACCCGCGCGCCGAAGGCACCAACAGCCTGATCCGCGATGGCGCCGTGATGGTCCGCAGCGCGCAGGACATTCTGGATGATCTGCGCACCTTGCAACCGGATGAATTCCACACGGCGGCGGGCGTCATTCCCGGCGGATTGTTCGACCGCGCCACCGGGTTCGTCCACGACACAAAAACCAGCAATCCGGACGATGACGTCTTCGCCGACCTGGATGATGACATTCTGGACATGATGCTGGATCTGGGCGTGCGCCCCGTGCCGACGAACCCCGCCGATCTGTGCGAGGCCATTCTGGACCATTTGTCCACCACCGCCGTCGATGTGGACGATTTGATCCGCACGCTGGGCCAGCCGACCGCCGCGGTACAAAGCGCCCTGCTGACCCTTGAACTCTCTGGCCGGGTCCAGCGCCTGCCCGGCAACCGGGTCGTGCGGCTGGCGGCCTGACCCCGGCCCGCCCGCCCAAAAAGCTTGCAAATTTCCATAAATAAACACATGATCCGGCCATGCTGACACCAACCCGGGTGATTTTTAACTATGCCGCGCGGTGCAATATGCCGTGCGCCTTTTGCTACATCCCGTTCAACGGGGTGCGCACGGCGCTGGCCGACCGGCTGGCCGCCATCGACCGCGTGGCCGCAATGGGGACGGAATTAATCACCTTTGGTGGTGGTGACCCGTTGCTGGATCGTGATCTGGACACCGTATTCGCCCACACCGCATCCCATGGCATTAAAATCCAGATGGATACGAACGGATTGCTTTTGAATGCGGACACCCTGCCCCTGCTGCAACGCTATGTCAGTTTTATGAGCCTGCCGCTGGAAGGCGATTCCGACACCCACACAATAATGCGGGGGAATAAAAAACACTTCGCGCATATTCTGGATGTCATACCCCACGTGTTGGATGCAGGCATTCGATTAAAGATCAACACCGTGGCCTGCGCCAAAAACCTGCACGCGTTGCCGGTGCTGGCGGAAACGCTCTCGCCCTTCACCACACGCGCGATCAATCCGCTGGCACGCTGGAGCATTTATGAATTCATCCCCGCCGAACGTGGGGATATGAACCGGATTGATTTTGAACTGGCCCCCGGGCGTTTTAACACTGCGATGGATACGCTGCGGCGCGAATACCCGTCCCTGCCCATCGAACCGGGCGCGCGCAGCACGCGCAAATCCGCCTATTTCTTTATGAATGACAACGGCACTGTGTACGCCACCAACCCATCCAAGGATTGCGACAGCACGGTTTTTCTCGGCCACATCATGGATAATGATATCCAAGAAAAATGGTCCGCCCTGATTGAGGGGACGGACCATGGTGTTCGTTTTAATGATCGCGCAGATTTACGCCTGAAACTGATCTAATTATTTCGGTGCCGGTGCAGATGACGCCGCGGCCTTCTTCTCCGCCATAATTTTCAAACAATCATCTTTGGTCAATTCGAACAAAGCGCCCTTGGCCTCGCCTGTTGCACGGTGGGTGAATTGCGTGTGAAAGGCGCTGGCATCACGGGTCAGACGCTCGCAATATTTATCAACGATCACATCCGGGTTGGCGTTGTCGCGGGCATCCTGTTCCCGTTTGTCTTCGTTCCACAGATGAGCCCCCCAGATGATAGCGAGCATCGTCGCATAGAATAGAGCCGTTTGCCCCAGCGTTACTTTTGATTGCTTCATGACCATGGTTCCTTTTCCCGTTCCAGCCGGGCGAATACGAAATCTGTTCTGGTGCCCCACCCTAACGCCGGACTAAAAGTTATGTCAACAAAATCAACCCCATTAACATTTTCCATAAAAACCACCCTGTTGACGAACGCTCCATCCCGTGTCATTTCCTGAAAGACACTTTATATATAGAGGCAGGATTTTCACTTGAGCGCATCCAATCTCGTCATCGTTGAATCCCCGTCCAAGGCCAAGACCATTAACAAATATCTTGGCCCGGATTATGAGGTTTTGGCCTCTTATGGCCATGTCCGCGACCTGCCGCCCAAAGATGGGTCGGTGGATCCGGAGAACGGGTTCGCCATGCTCTGGGAACTGGGGGACCGCGCCGCCAAGCCGGTCAACGATATTCGCCGCGCGGTGAAAAAGGCCAAAGCCCTCTATCTCGCAACTGACCCTGATCGCGAAGGGGAAGCCATTTCATGGCACGTGCAAGAACTGCTGAACGATGAAAAACTGCTGGAAGGCAAACAGGTCTTCCGCGTTACCTTTAACGAAATCACCAAGAAGGCCGTTCAGGAAGCGTTCAAACACGCCCGCGATCTGGACGCCCCGCTGGTCGAGGCCTACCTCGCCCGCCGTGCACTGGATTATCTGGTCGGCTTTAACCTGTCCCCGGTTCTGTGGCGCAAATTGCCCGGTTCCCGTTCGGCGGGCCGTGTGCAATCGGTTGCCCTGCGTCTGATTTGCGAACGCGAATCTGAAATTGAAAAATTCCGTGCCGATGAATATTGGACGATTGAGGCGCGCCTGCACAACCGCGACGGCGCCCCGTTCACTGCGCGCCTGACCCATCTGTCCGGCAACAAGCTGGACAAGCTGGATATCGGGTCCGAAGCCCAGGCCACCGCCGCCGCCAACCGTATTCGCGGCAAAAATCTGATCGTTCAGAATGTTGAAAAGAAACAGGTCCGCCGTTTCCCGCCGGCCCCGTTCATTACATCAACCCTGCAACAGGAAGCATCCCGCAAGCTCGGCTTTGGTGCATCGCAGACCATGCGCCTCGCCCAGCGTTTGTACGAGGGGACGGAGATTGGCGGCGAAACCGTCGGTTTGATCACCTATATGCGTACCGACGGCACGACCTTGTCCGAAGATGCGGTGACGCAATGCCGTGATGTGATTAAATCCAATTACGGCCCCAAATACCTGCCCGATGCGCCGCGCCTGTATAAATCCAAGGCCAAGAACGCACAGGAAGCCCACGAAGCCATTCGCCCCACCGATTTGTCGCGCACACCGGACGAAGTCCGGATGTATGTCGATGACCAAATGGCACGCCTGTATGAATTGATCTGGAAACGCACCATGGCGTCCCAGATGGAAAACGCTGTGATGGACCAAGTGGGCGCGGATATTTCCGATGGCACCACCGACGTCGTCCTGCGCGCCACCGGGTCCACCGTTGCGTTCGACGGTTTCCTGACCCTGTATCAGGAAGGTCAGGATGACGACGAAACCGATGAAGAAAACCGCCGCCTGCCCGTTCTGGACAAAGGCGATGCAACCAAGTTGATCGACGTCGCCCAAGACCAGCACTTCACCCAGCCGCCCCCGCGTTATTCGGAAGCCTCGCTGGTGAAGAAAATGGAAGAGTTAGGGATCGGCCGCCCGTCCACCTACGCTTCGATCCTGCAGGTGTTGCAGGACCGCGATTATGTGCGGCTGGATAAAAAACGCTTTATTCCGGAAGATCGCGGCCGTCTGGTCACCACCTTCCTGTCCAAATTCTTCACGCGGTATGTCGATTATGATTTCACCGCGACACTGGAAGAAGAGCTGGATGCGATTGCCGCGGGCCAGGCCCATTGGAAAGATGCGCTGGCCCAGTTCTGGAAGGATTTCAGCAAGGCCGTCGGTGACACCAAAAACCTGACCATCACCGAAGTCATCGACAATCTGGATGCCGAGCTTGGCCCCCACTTCTTCCCGGTGGTTGAACATGGCAAGGACCCACGGGTCTGCCCGGCGTGTAACGAAGGGCGCCTGTCCCTGAAGCTCGGAAAATTTGGCGCGTTTATCGGTTGCTCCAACTACCCGGATTGCCGCTACACCCGTCCGCTGGTCGTTCCATCTGCGGATGAAAACGCCGAAGGTGGCGACGCTGGCGGTGAAAGCGGCCTGGCCGCCCAACTGGCCAACGCCCCGAAAATTCTGGGCAATGATCCGGTCACGGGCCGCGCCGTGTCTTTGCGCCGCGGTCCATACGGCCCGTACGTGCAGATTGACCCGCCAGAAGCCCCGCCCGCCCCCGCCGTCGAAGAAAAGGCACCGGAAGTCGAAGACGGCACCGCGAAAAAGGGCAAGGGCAAAGCCAAGAAGAAAAAAGAAACCGCCGAGAAACCAAAGCGCCAGGGCGTTCCCAAGGGCCTGAAGCTGGAAGACATTGATCTGGCTGCCGCCCTGAAATTGCTGGAACTGCCGCGCGAGGTTGGCCTACACCCGGAAACCAAGGAAATGATCAAAGCCGGCATTGGCCGCTTTGGCCCGTTCTTGGTCCATCAAGGATCATACACATCAATCCCGAAGGGCGATGACGTCCTGACCATCGGTATCAACCGCGCCGTCGATCTGATCGCGGCCAAGGCCGAACGCGCCGCCAATGGCGGTGGCCGTCGCGGCGGATGGGGCAAGAAAAAAGCCAAAGCCGAAGATGGCGAAGCCGCACCGAAGAAAACAGCGGCGAAGAAAAAGGCCCCGGCCAAAAAGGCAGCCGCCAAGAAACCTGCGGCAAAAAAGCCAGCCGCGAAAAAGCCTGCTGCAAAGAAAACAGCGACAAAGAAACCCGCCGCAAAAGAATAAGAAAAAGCCCCGATCCAGTCGGGGCTTTCTTTTTTAACACGCCGCCATCTGATCCGCCAAAATCGCCGTCGTTCTCACATTCACATCAAAGCGGGGTTCGTAATGCACCTCCGCCGAATGGATGGTGATGGATTTGACGGGCATGAATTTGCGTTTGAATTTATCCAACGTTTCCGTTTCCGACCCACCGAAATTCATCCATGCGATATGGTCCGCCGCCATGGCACGGCATGTTTCCACCACCTGAAAATCCGCCAGCCCGGAAATCATCGCATCACTGAGGTTCGCCAATAAGTTCGACGTCCCCATATAAGGGCGATCATACACGGTAAACCCCACCGGAAATTCACCACGCAAAAACACCAGCCCGCCAAACAGATGCGGCCATTTTTGAATCACGGAAAACAGCATCGTGTAATAGGTCGATAAATCCATATCGTCCAGATCACGCAGGACCATGGACCCTTCCCAATATTTTTGAGCGGCACGCATGGCTTTTAACGCGCGCGGATCGGACAAGGGCAGCGTTGAAATTTCATCTTCCACCTTGCGGCATTTGTTGCGGATTTTCATGAAGGCCGTGCCCTTCATCTCCGCCACGCGCGCCGTATCCAGCACATGGACCGGATACCGCCAATCCATCACCGTTTCATCAATGCGTTCGATCCGGGCCACGCGGTCATCCCGCCGGGCCCGGAGCGCTTTTTCCAACTGGGCGAGATCCTGGTCCGTAAACCGGGCCAGGCGCACCCCGCCGGGTGGTGGGTCCAACCCGCAGAGAACCGAGGCCGCCAGACGCCCGCGTGCT
The genomic region above belongs to Micavibrio aeruginosavorus EPB and contains:
- a CDS encoding radical SAM protein, whose protein sequence is MLTPTRVIFNYAARCNMPCAFCYIPFNGVRTALADRLAAIDRVAAMGTELITFGGGDPLLDRDLDTVFAHTASHGIKIQMDTNGLLLNADTLPLLQRYVSFMSLPLEGDSDTHTIMRGNKKHFAHILDVIPHVLDAGIRLKINTVACAKNLHALPVLAETLSPFTTRAINPLARWSIYEFIPAERGDMNRIDFELAPGRFNTAMDTLRREYPSLPIEPGARSTRKSAYFFMNDNGTVYATNPSKDCDSTVFLGHIMDNDIQEKWSALIEGTDHGVRFNDRADLRLKLI
- the plsY gene encoding glycerol-3-phosphate 1-O-acyltransferase PlsY — protein: MTSVLLFSVFGYLLGAIPFGLVLARLGGYGDIRKIGSGNIGATNVLRTGNKPLALLTLILDGGKGALAVAIANHFGSFDAAMAAGLFSILGHCFPVWLKFKGGKGVATTLGMVLALAPLTGLAACATWLVVAFISRISSLSALIAMVSMPISAFLVYHDAKLAAVCAGVAAFVWIRHKANIQRILKGEEPKIGKKKKDA
- a CDS encoding aspartate carbamoyltransferase catalytic subunit gives rise to the protein MKHCTGIQALTDADIDAILSRAQTYADQINAGQPITTTLNGRIVMNLFFENSTRTRTSFETAALRLGANVINWDVESSSVKKNESFSDTIQTLAEYDPDAIIIRHSDYGAPDYVASMVKCPVINAGDSWREHPTQALLDALTIRQAKGRIEGLTIAICGDIAHSRVAASNMALLTRLGATVRVIAPDFLMPEKPLAAGIEKFTSMESGLPGCDIVMMLRNQKERMDPSRMPSDIAFFNQYGLTAERLDLAKPDACVMHPGPMNRGVEIADEVADDPTRSLILKQVRNGVPVRMAVLDLLINR
- a CDS encoding CaiB/BaiF CoA transferase family protein translates to MTGALNNIRVLDLSRVLAGPVCTQILGDLGADVIKIERPGEGDDTRKWGPPYLQDENGAPTSESAYYLSANRNKRSLAVDITTTEGQEIIHALLEKSDVMIENFKVGGLDKYGLGWADIQKRHPHIICASITGFGHTGPLASEPGYDLMVQAMGGMMSITGEPGGQPMKIGVALSDVMTGLYATIGILAALNARKDTGKGQHVDVALLDCTLAGLTNLAQYYLTSGTVAKRQGNAHATIVPYQAFEASDGWMVIAVGNDTQFKRFATAIGHAEWAEDDRFARNQSRVKNRDILVPMIETAMKTRTVDSWVSLCREIDVPAGPVNKMDQVFAMAQVDARGMNIEMKHPLSPTPIHLVGSPLKLSDTSVDYRLPPPICGEHTRDILHGVLQMDEADIQTLITRNIVDQH
- the topA gene encoding type I DNA topoisomerase, giving the protein MSASNLVIVESPSKAKTINKYLGPDYEVLASYGHVRDLPPKDGSVDPENGFAMLWELGDRAAKPVNDIRRAVKKAKALYLATDPDREGEAISWHVQELLNDEKLLEGKQVFRVTFNEITKKAVQEAFKHARDLDAPLVEAYLARRALDYLVGFNLSPVLWRKLPGSRSAGRVQSVALRLICERESEIEKFRADEYWTIEARLHNRDGAPFTARLTHLSGNKLDKLDIGSEAQATAAANRIRGKNLIVQNVEKKQVRRFPPAPFITSTLQQEASRKLGFGASQTMRLAQRLYEGTEIGGETVGLITYMRTDGTTLSEDAVTQCRDVIKSNYGPKYLPDAPRLYKSKAKNAQEAHEAIRPTDLSRTPDEVRMYVDDQMARLYELIWKRTMASQMENAVMDQVGADISDGTTDVVLRATGSTVAFDGFLTLYQEGQDDDETDEENRRLPVLDKGDATKLIDVAQDQHFTQPPPRYSEASLVKKMEELGIGRPSTYASILQVLQDRDYVRLDKKRFIPEDRGRLVTTFLSKFFTRYVDYDFTATLEEELDAIAAGQAHWKDALAQFWKDFSKAVGDTKNLTITEVIDNLDAELGPHFFPVVEHGKDPRVCPACNEGRLSLKLGKFGAFIGCSNYPDCRYTRPLVVPSADENAEGGDAGGESGLAAQLANAPKILGNDPVTGRAVSLRRGPYGPYVQIDPPEAPPAPAVEEKAPEVEDGTAKKGKGKAKKKKETAEKPKRQGVPKGLKLEDIDLAAALKLLELPREVGLHPETKEMIKAGIGRFGPFLVHQGSYTSIPKGDDVLTIGINRAVDLIAAKAERAANGGGRRGGWGKKKAKAEDGEAAPKKTAAKKKAPAKKAAAKKPAAKKPAAKKPAAKKTATKKPAAKE
- a CDS encoding M48 family metalloprotease, whose amino-acid sequence is MPEKPQMPILRLPTIRTRLVRGAGMILAQFGVPAGLAMAASTMFGFGPLAGLALAGATYGAAFFRAVQIGRDHDFDRAYADAPTIPAIQDRAAVLAKRVGLAPPAVRLIGDWDFYGLDMIGDVAATTGTAIYVSSRFKRMPCAEREFVLAHEMAHMRAADLSTQIPMRAAVQGSLFLTGVAGVAMVTAVIATGGSVVAAFYGATWSGFFYAHHMAQKALAAKIVREQEYRADENALRLTRDFNAAASLIDRLDDTGPGGIYEEDAPQPSMFTALEKLFGTHPVRDDRMKALRAVWREMVAADPSLQKPRAVPLAPAPTPRP
- the dprA gene encoding DNA-processing protein DprA; the encoded protein is MARIHEHAATSHFDDDMIRDWLRLARTPHVGPITFYRLLQKFGTARAALDALPDLAQTSGKHKKITPAPLADIDHELNALRKIGGQILCADDVRYPAPLRAVEDAPPIITVLGNIELLKRRCVGIVGARNASMNGRNFARKLAADLSATGIGVVSGLARGIDTAAHEGSLSGGTIAVVAGGIDIVYPPENQKLYDSIRAEGLIVAESPLAQEPFAQSFPRRNRVISGLSQGVVVVEASLRSGSLITARVAAEQGRDVFAVPGHPMDPRAEGTNSLIRDGAVMVRSAQDILDDLRTLQPDEFHTAAGVIPGGLFDRATGFVHDTKTSNPDDDVFADLDDDILDMMLDLGVRPVPTNPADLCEAILDHLSTTAVDVDDLIRTLGQPTAAVQSALLTLELSGRVQRLPGNRVVRLAA